One Populus nigra chromosome 16, ddPopNigr1.1, whole genome shotgun sequence genomic window, cagtaaaaaaaagaatctttaCCCCTGTTTGTTagtgtgaatgccttgttgttcgcCATACAGTATGGagatgctagctttccatgcgtgctccaaccaaaaaccattccataagctgggaaatcatttatagtccacatcaaagccgctctcataacaaaattttgtttcctcaagatgtcataagtcaaagctctagaggaccacaactgcgtcaactcatcaatcaacggacgaagaaaaacatctatattccaccccggactgctcggacctggtatgaccatagataaaaacatgaacttcggcctcatacacatccccggtggaaagttataaaccgtcagtatgaccggccaacaagaataaggagcagcaaatgacccgaatgggttgaatccgtctatacacaacccaagacacacgttccttgattcatctgaaaagtgaggatgcatactgttaaagtgtttccaggcttcaccgttagaaagatgaaccatcactccatcaaccgcatggtgtgattggtgccatgtcatgtgatcagtagtccttggtgacatgaataacctctgcaatctaggtgtgattgagaagtatctaagttttttatatgccacgagagtcttccctctaccagtcatgcactcggtcatctcagcattttcaaggtagtataacatgcagaagttagggcatatatcaattttctggtatcctaaaccgaggggtttcatcatggacttggcagcatagaagttctctttcagcctgttcccttcaggtaaaatgcttctcgcccattcaataatcttgtcataactggcctcactcaacccgtgatctgacttgatggtgaacacctgtgctatagctgataatttactgtggttcgtgcaaccatcccataatggttcgtcagaatctgtcaacagatcaaaaaaccttgctgcatctgcattaggttcttcttatacgattggacattccctgacattaccttcactcattctcattgcatctatAACCATAtacctgtaaggattactgttctcatttccaacttcatgcatgttgctagcaatagaagttgacccaaccacctgttcttccatgctctgatcaggaacaaatagttctctgtGAGCATACAAATACAGGTAATCCTCCATAAACcttttggttagaagatgcatcgttacaacattttgatgcagaaactttaaatttttacacttcctgcatggacacctaataccgccatcagtaaaattcctcgaaatagatgttgcgaaattaataaaaccctggacaccgttacaatatTCCATCCttcgcaatccttggggtgactcccgatacatccatgaacgatcatccatgacttctattaaacctctataaaacataacaaaaatattggttttctccgacattatccaacaaactaaaacaacacttatgttaaatattcattatcaattatcaactatcaacgttcatacatacaaatttatacatatataaatttatagaaatcacaacttcgaaatagaattgataacaattaaacaagactcgttaaacaagctattaattatttatttcatcacaacaacacatttaattcggtgtaattcaaaataaatttcaacaatttataaacaaatataatttgacaaaatctaaaacaaactataacaactacaaaattatacattcatactacaagtttctttcacaaataacaattaaacaagtacaaacgttaacaaaatatatatactaaaacaataaaattcacaattaaatattaaaactaaaaaggatagattttcttacaaacaaatgataaaatctacaagaaacagatattgtgaccacgtataagatataaaaaacttgagtgctcgtgttgagaatagtggagagttgggatgggtgtttggctgcagtttgggaggggagaggtaggatgggaaagaagaagaaggagaaatagaggaagagagtgtTGGTAGATTGGTGggtatataatggtttttttcgatggaatcaccaacggaagtaatccgtcggtgattctatcggtgattccgtcggtgacagtgccacgtcactgtactgctatctcagtttgaatccctcggtcatTCCGTCAGTAAAATCGTCTGATGTCACCACgccgttgcatatttccagacaaactgtataccccgtcggcgaaatggtcggtatataccgacagaaatattccattggtatataccgaccgttTCGCCGACGGATCTATgccatcggtatataccgacagattttgagacggaattatttctgtcggtaataatTACCGACATAAATAATTCTATCGGTAATTCCATTGGTTTTCTCTGGTTTTCTGGTAGTGGAAGTGATGTCCTGGCATTCACAAGTACTTAATGAAGTACTAactgttgataaaaaaataaaaaatatatttcccaagcctatttaattttgaaattagctTATTTAAAGTTGAGACTCATGTTGATAGTTAAAGAGAGGTGCGACAAacaattaactttaaaaaatgaagcttcactttgataaaaaatgaaGCTTCACTATATTTACTTCTCATTGCATATTGCACCTGCAAACACTTGAGTTTGAATAATTTGTCAAACCCTTTATTTTGTAGATAGGTCATGTATGTATTTGTGTATGAAACTGAATtattttgggtattttttttcctaatgtactatttaaaaaataaaacatccacGTTGTTTATGTACTAGGAATAAGTCAAGAAGTTACAATACaccttaaaaagaagaagaagaaagcgcAAAATGTTGGTTTCAAGTAATCCTCGGATTACTGGAATTAATTCGAAATTCAAACTCACCTTAATCTCTAACCACTTGGAAGTTAATTAGGACTCTAATCCATTCCATCAAGGCTAACACTTGTAAGATTCCTAGTAGTATCTAACTCCTCTTTCCCAAGAAAGTATTATCTTAAAGTAACCGTTTTTCACGTACgcagaaaaaaaaggattaaagtCCAAATCCCATACAAGTTTAGAACCCTAATTAATTTCCTGCCTTGTTCCGTCTCTTCTATCCATATAAGTAAAGACTAGTCTGCATGCATAgcattcttctctttttgttacATTGCCTTCTAggtttatatatacatacatatatttaaaagtaaatCACAACAAATTGAAACCTCACCAAGAACAAGAGATTAACCACACAATGGCTCGCATTAGCAATGGTGTCTTTACATTTATAAACTCGTTGATCTTGATCTTAGGCCTTGTCTCTATCGCCGCTTCTGCTTATCTAATGATGCATCACTCTTCCTCCTTGTGTCAAAAAGCCCTACAACTCCCCTTATTTATATTGGGCGTCTCTTTATTTGTGGTGTCATTGCTAGGGCTAATGGGATCACTCTGTGAGAAGACTTTTTGGATCAAGATTCATTCTTGCTTCAACTTTTTGTTGATTGTTGGGCTCATATGTTTCACTGTTTTTGCATTCATTGTCACAAATAAGGGTGCAGGCAAGGCCTTGTCAAGGATAGGGTACAGGGAGTACAGGCTCGGAGATTACTCAAATTGGTTGAAGAATCACTTTGTGAATCAGAATAACTGGGATGAGATCAGGAGTTGTTTGATGGACGCTCATGTTTGCCAGAGTCTTGATATTCATTCTGATGTTAATCAACAGGTTGCGGATTTTTACAAGACCAAATTGTCTCCTGTACAGGTACTATCTATTCTCTTTTGATCAATATTTTACATCTAAATATATATGAGATTCATGAATCGATAATATTCCAACTCTTACCGTTTTGAGTTTGAATATTGTTTAGTTGGTACAtatgattttcttctctttcgcTAGCAGCTGCTTGTAAATCTTGATTTCGGTAGAAACGTCCACTGTGTCTAATGCAACAATTCTTGCGTTGGTAAAGACATCGTCGAGGCTGTTGCATGCAAAACataatttgtttgaattttttatgtttttagtctGGTTGCTGCAAGCCCCCAGCAGACTGTGGATTCGAATATAAGAATGCAACATTCTGGATAGTGCCCGAGTCTGGCCCAGCAGTGCAAGACTCTGACTGTACCACATGGAACAATAACCAAAACAAGCATTGCTACGACTGCAATTCATGTAAAGCTGGATTTCTCGCCAACATTAAGAAAGAATGGAGGATTTTGGCCATCGTCCTCATCTTTATCACCGTTTTTCTCATCATCTTATACTCCCTTGGTTGCTGTGCCATCAGGAGCATCCATCAATCCCATTCCAAATACtccaaatttggtccttaagcTTCTTTAGTCATTACTCTAGTTTCTAACTAGATTTGTTTAGCTTTCTTGGAATCTAGTGCAACGATTTATGCGCTGATggcttaattaaattttaactagtCCATGATGATGTAACTTGAATTATTCTTGTTTGGTGCATTGCATTTGACTTTCATCATTATGTATTCTGGATTCCTAGactcaaataatatttcttcctaatttagaaaaatatttgttatttttctcatgAATTTTATTCAGGTGAGTTTCTTTGAACATCCTCAGCATTGCTTGCATTAATTCTACATCTTCATGCAGCACACTAACCCCCAACTCTCTCCCTCTCATCTTCTCATCCACAACTGAAGCCAAGACACCGCCCTCCACCACACCATTTCATCACCAATCTCAACTTCCTAACACACATCAGCAACACTTACTTCTTCCGGGGCACAATTGTTACAATCAAGATGAGAATTGTATAATGCCTAGCTGATCAggcatttgtgttttttattggaATCTAAGTTGACTGGTTCTCTAAAAAATTCCCTTCGATTTTCCAGGTCCACTGGACTTGTAGCTCTGGGATTTCATGATAATGAATTTGAACCAATAACTTTTCCACATTTTTTTAAGGGGATCTGAAAGCCTCACCAGCATAACGCACATTTCCAAGTTCCTCTTCAATGCGCAGAAGCTGCATGCAAATCGAAACCCGCCAATAAAGTGATGAACATAGATTTGAACAAATGAAATAAacagactatttttttttttttgcagaaagTAACAGGGAATAGACAATATTGCTGATCTAAGAAAGATTTTAGAGACGCACGATATTCTtaggagaaggaaaagaaaatagttaGCTTCTGAGTTAGCAGAAAAGGCCCACCTGTGGACAAGATTATTCTTTGTTGTATCCACTTGTGGGTGTTCTAACATTAAAATTTCAGTCCATCAGGAAGGTTTTATAAAGTAGGCTGCATTAGATCACCCAATCAagccaaatatcagaaaatggCTCTAATTGTAATCAACTTGATCTAACTAGCTGCCTTTTCAGCCCTCTCCTGATACAAATGTGGACGTCtgcatgtgtgtgtgagagaggtCTGTGTGTTATCTAGTTTCTAGAGGTAGAAAAAGCATTATACTTGAAAATATGGATGCTACAAGCAAATGGTGGGAAGGCGTTGAAGAAATAAGAGAGACAAGAGGAGAGCGGCATCTGCAGCAATATTTGGAAGGGAAATGAACAGGTAAACTATAAGAAGTTGCAGTTTTTACCTGATTATACTTGGCCAACAGCTCACTTTTGCAAGGAGCTCCGGTCTTAATCTGTGCATTAGAACATGTACAGTCAATTCCATAAGATCAAAGAAAATGCAGTTCATCAGTTTATTTGCCCAAGTCTACGGAGTTGAGTCAACAAACCTGTCCATTGGCCAGCCCAACAGACATGTCAGCTATGAGATAATCCTCAGTTTCACCACTTCGGTGGCTGACCATCACACCCCAACCTGCAGCTTTGGAGTCGAATACTGCCCTAATAGATCCAGTCACTGTACCTATCTGGGTGACCCGCCAGTCAATAAATCAAGATTAGCTAATTTAATTACACAGTCAGTATGGAAGATATTTACTTCACGTTTCATTTTCCgagagcaggaaaaaaaaaaaaaaaactcagttaTGGTCATAGCTCAAGAGTTGTGTAAATTAacctgttattttttattaacttttattCAAGCCAATATTGttttcaacaaatttttttaaaagaacaaaaccgtatttttttataaaaaattaaaaaataatcatatctcACTAAAATTTTGATCAAGTCGTTTAGGTTACAGATTAACTGATTGAACCACTTGGTTTAACCAATTTAACTATATTAATAATTCAAATCGAATCTAGGTCAAGTGTAGACCCTGGGTTGGTGGTGGGTCAACCTCTTAAGTCAAGTTTTCAAAATAAtgatttatcttaaaaatatttttttatatatatacactaaaaaattaatatttttttttaaattaaccttaaaatctcatcaactctaaaaaatgagaataagCAAACTAACTGCCATGTCGgtgaaacttgtttttttttttttggatgttgAACTTCAACCTCTTTTTTGTAGTACcttatttcttttcttccaaGTGCATTTCAAGTTCTCACTTTTGACACTTTTAGAAGGTTGATCATTTATTGATCTGATAAATCCATAatctttcatcttttcttcttcataagcTTACTATCTAAAATTTCTTACGAGATTTTTTGttgtaagcattataaagagagaaacaactgtcataacctaattttggatCCCCCCCCAattgtccttttattttaaaaacaaaaatgaaaataaaaagcagcaaaaaaatgaaaaatgaaaatgaaaaaagattgaCAACTTGTTAAGAGCAGGCTGAGAAGGGTTTTAAATGCATGGAGGAATCAAGCTGGAATTTTGAACAAAATCAGGAGCCTAATTGTACCTTATTATACCCAAGATTGAAATACAATGCAGATTCacgattaaattaaattattactggagaaatttgcataaaaattaagtctgaagacttaattagacttttaataagtcaatttgatttaatcatgcgCCTAATTAAAGATCTAATTAAggttaagaattaatttgggtcaaattaaaagagttaattaagtgtaaggatttaattatacttttaatgggtcagattaattttattagcgACTTATTTAGTGAAACAATAAGTTTGAAAGcttaatttgagcttaatttaggagactgaaattttaaaagaccatatttattttttccaagctCAATTGGGTGAGATAAGgcataaaattacaagaaattagaagtttgaaGGTCAATTGAGGGTTATATTGAAGAATTTTGAAACCAATGATCACTTTGTAAAAAACCCAGAAATTTGAGGGTCCAATCAAAGAATGTCAATGGTGGAATCCAAAAGATTAGGGTTGATTGAGTGCTCCATTACAAATTTCCAAAGatataaggaccaaattaaaaaaatatcataatttcactatttattgTCTTCTTCCTattaaaacaagagaaaaagatGACCATGTGTCCACCTTTCGGCCCTAATTTCTCCCTTACCCCTTCATCATACCATACatattttatgtcaaattaTACCCTGGTATTTGTTC contains:
- the LOC133676050 gene encoding tetraspanin-8-like, which produces MARISNGVFTFINSLILILGLVSIAASAYLMMHHSSSLCQKALQLPLFILGVSLFVVSLLGLMGSLCEKTFWIKIHSCFNFLLIVGLICFTVFAFIVTNKGAGKALSRIGYREYRLGDYSNWLKNHFVNQNNWDEIRSCLMDAHVCQSLDIHSDVNQQVADFYKTKLSPVQSGCCKPPADCGFEYKNATFWIVPESGPAVQDSDCTTWNNNQNKHCYDCNSCKAGFLANIKKEWRILAIVLIFITVFLIILYSLGCCAIRSIHQSHSKYSKFGP